A window of the Streptomyces luomodiensis genome harbors these coding sequences:
- a CDS encoding helix-turn-helix domain-containing protein produces MTEKNQELADFLRRARSQCDPARAGLPADARVRRFPGLRREEVALLAGVSTDYYARLEQGRRIVPSPSVLEALGRALELDAAGQTHLEDLIGAASRPQRPRPRAVQRVRPGLRQLLDALDGEPAMILGRRTDVLATNRMARALFADFDARPPAERNYARWMLLDEDARALFVDWELQARAAVESLRLELGADPHDRATRDLVAELRTKSAEFRGWWDEHRVYQRTHGSKRLCHPVVGDLTVDYETLTLPGDTDSTLYVYTTEPGSPSHQALDLLASWTLSPRPSSNTNTQ; encoded by the coding sequence ATGACCGAGAAGAACCAGGAGCTCGCGGATTTCCTGCGCCGCGCACGCAGTCAGTGCGACCCCGCACGCGCCGGACTGCCCGCCGACGCGCGGGTCCGGCGGTTTCCGGGACTGCGCCGCGAGGAGGTGGCGCTGCTGGCCGGTGTCTCGACCGACTACTACGCCCGGCTCGAACAGGGACGGCGGATCGTCCCGTCCCCGTCCGTCCTCGAGGCCCTCGGTCGCGCCCTGGAGCTCGACGCCGCCGGTCAGACCCACCTCGAGGACCTCATCGGGGCAGCCAGCAGACCCCAACGTCCCCGCCCACGCGCCGTTCAGCGGGTCCGCCCCGGGCTGCGCCAACTCCTCGACGCCCTCGACGGCGAACCGGCAATGATCCTCGGACGCCGCACCGATGTCCTGGCCACCAACCGGATGGCCCGAGCACTGTTCGCCGACTTCGATGCCCGCCCACCGGCCGAGCGCAACTACGCACGCTGGATGTTGCTCGACGAGGACGCCCGCGCCCTGTTCGTCGATTGGGAGCTCCAGGCCCGAGCCGCCGTGGAGAGCCTGCGCCTGGAACTCGGCGCCGACCCACACGACCGGGCGACAAGAGACCTCGTGGCCGAACTGCGCACCAAGAGCGCCGAGTTCCGCGGCTGGTGGGACGAACACCGCGTTTACCAGCGCACCCACGGCTCCAAACGGCTATGCCACCCCGTCGTCGGGGACCTCACCGTCGACTACGAGACCCTCACCCTGCCCGGCGACACCGACAGCACCCTCTACGTCTACACCACCGAACCTGGTTCGCCCTCCCACCAGGCCCTCGACCTCCTCGCCAGCTGGACACTGTCCCCACGGCCGAGCTCAAACACGAACACGCAATAG
- a CDS encoding NAD(P)H-hydrate dehydratase → MRIAYSVETVRAAERELMARLPEGALMQRAAAGLAATCADLLGRVYGSRVALLVGSGDNGGDALYAGARLARRGAGVTAVLLKPDRAHRGGLAALRAAGGRVVAAEADGTDAGRADAGRTDAGGAEAGGTEAGGAEAVVARADLVVDGIVGIGGKGGLRPEAERLVRAVRGIVVAVDLPSGIDADTGEVRGSAVHANATVTFGAYKPGLLIDPGHERAGALRLIDIGLAAHLPADPDVEALQHEEVAALLPRPTPESDKYRRGVVGVVAGSARYPGAAVLAVSGALRGGAGAVRYVGPAADTVISRFPETLVHSGPPAKAGRVQSWVVGPGLGDGAAAKHSLDDVLASDVPVMVDADGLHLLPTGGDLRKREAATVLTPHAGEAAALLGVSREEVEAGRLAAVRALAERYGATVLLKGSTTLIATEGRPVRVNPTGTGWLATAGSGDVLSGLIGSLLAAGLTARDAASVGAYLHGLAARRVTAPQGAPIAAYDVSTALTDTWRDVLG, encoded by the coding sequence ATGAGGATTGCCTACAGCGTCGAAACCGTACGGGCCGCCGAGCGCGAACTGATGGCGCGGCTGCCCGAAGGAGCGCTCATGCAGCGCGCGGCGGCGGGACTCGCGGCCACCTGCGCCGATCTGCTGGGCCGGGTGTACGGCTCCCGGGTGGCCCTGCTCGTCGGCAGCGGCGACAACGGAGGTGACGCGCTCTACGCGGGCGCCCGGCTGGCCCGGCGCGGCGCCGGGGTCACGGCGGTGCTGCTCAAACCCGACCGGGCCCACCGGGGCGGGCTCGCCGCCCTGCGGGCAGCCGGCGGACGCGTGGTGGCGGCCGAGGCCGACGGGACGGACGCCGGGAGGGCGGACGCCGGGAGGACGGACGCCGGCGGGGCCGAGGCCGGCGGGACCGAGGCCGGCGGGGCCGAGGCTGTCGTGGCCCGCGCCGATCTCGTCGTCGACGGGATCGTCGGCATCGGCGGCAAGGGCGGTCTGCGGCCGGAGGCGGAGCGGCTGGTCCGGGCGGTGCGCGGCATCGTCGTCGCCGTGGACCTGCCCAGCGGGATCGACGCCGACACCGGCGAGGTGCGGGGCTCCGCGGTGCACGCGAACGCCACGGTCACCTTCGGCGCGTACAAGCCGGGCCTGCTCATCGACCCGGGCCATGAGCGGGCGGGCGCCCTGCGCCTGATCGACATCGGGCTGGCGGCGCACCTGCCCGCCGACCCCGACGTGGAGGCGTTGCAGCACGAGGAGGTGGCCGCGCTGCTGCCCCGGCCCACGCCGGAGAGCGACAAGTACCGGCGGGGCGTGGTGGGCGTCGTCGCGGGCTCCGCCCGCTACCCGGGCGCGGCCGTGCTGGCGGTCTCGGGCGCGCTGCGGGGCGGTGCGGGGGCGGTGCGCTACGTCGGCCCCGCGGCCGACACGGTCATCTCGCGCTTCCCCGAGACCCTCGTCCACTCCGGGCCCCCGGCCAAGGCGGGCCGGGTCCAGTCGTGGGTCGTCGGCCCCGGCCTCGGCGACGGCGCGGCGGCCAAGCACTCCCTGGACGACGTCCTCGCCTCCGATGTCCCGGTCATGGTCGACGCCGATGGGCTGCACCTGCTGCCCACAGGGGGTGATCTGCGCAAACGCGAGGCTGCGACGGTCCTCACGCCGCATGCGGGCGAGGCGGCGGCGCTGCTCGGCGTGAGCCGCGAGGAGGTCGAGGCGGGCCGCCTGGCCGCCGTTCGCGCGCTGGCCGAGCGCTACGGCGCGACCGTACTGCTGAAGGGGTCTACCACGCTGATCGCCACCGAGGGTCGGCCGGTACGCGTCAACCCCACCGGCACCGGCTGGCTGGCCACGGCGGGCAGCGGCGACGTGCTGTCCGGGCTGATCGGCTCCCTGCTCGCCGCGGGCCTCACCGCCCGCGACGCGGCCTCGGTCGGCGCCTACCTCCACGGCCTCGCCGCCCGCCGCGTCACGGCCCCGCAGGGGGCGCCCATCGCGGCGTACGACGTGTCGACGGCGCTGACGGACACGTGGCGGGACGTGCTGGGCTGA
- the alr gene encoding alanine racemase produces the protein MDETPMRARAVVDLAALRANVRALRDAAPTAELMTVVKSDAYGHGMIRCARAAREAGASWLGTATPEEAFALRAAGDMGRLMCWLWTPGGPWRQAIEADIDVSASGVWALREAVAAARACGRTARLQLKADTGLGRNGCQPADWPELVAEARAAEAEGAIRVTGLWSHFACADEPGHPSIAVQLSVFREMVAQAERAGLRPEVRHLANSPATLTLPESHFDLVRTGIATYGISPSPEVGTPADLGLRPVMTLSASLASVKQVPGGHGVSYGHRYVTPGETSLALVPVGYGDGIPRHASGTGPVLVAGKWRTVAGTVAMDQFVVDLGGDAARPGDEAVLFGPGDRGEPTVEDWARAVGTIGYEIVTRISARVPRVYVGEHGGTGN, from the coding sequence ATGGACGAGACACCGATGCGTGCCCGTGCCGTGGTCGATCTGGCCGCACTACGGGCCAATGTGAGGGCGCTGCGCGACGCGGCGCCCACCGCCGAGCTGATGACCGTGGTCAAGTCGGACGCCTATGGCCACGGCATGATCCGCTGCGCCCGCGCCGCCCGTGAGGCGGGCGCGAGCTGGCTGGGCACGGCCACGCCGGAGGAGGCGTTCGCGCTGCGCGCGGCGGGGGACATGGGCCGGCTGATGTGCTGGCTGTGGACGCCCGGCGGCCCCTGGCGGCAGGCCATCGAGGCGGACATCGACGTTTCGGCCAGCGGAGTGTGGGCGCTGCGCGAGGCCGTCGCCGCGGCCCGCGCGTGCGGCCGTACCGCGCGGCTCCAGCTGAAGGCGGATACCGGGCTCGGCCGCAATGGCTGCCAGCCCGCCGACTGGCCCGAGTTGGTCGCCGAGGCCCGCGCGGCCGAGGCGGAAGGGGCCATTCGGGTGACGGGGCTGTGGTCCCACTTCGCCTGCGCGGACGAGCCGGGCCATCCGTCCATCGCCGTCCAGCTGTCGGTCTTCCGCGAGATGGTGGCGCAGGCCGAACGCGCGGGACTGCGGCCCGAGGTGCGCCACCTGGCCAACTCCCCGGCCACCCTGACCCTGCCCGAGTCCCACTTCGACCTCGTCCGGACCGGCATCGCCACCTACGGCATCTCCCCGAGCCCCGAGGTCGGCACGCCCGCCGACCTCGGGCTGCGGCCGGTGATGACGCTCTCCGCCTCGCTCGCCTCCGTCAAGCAGGTGCCGGGCGGGCACGGCGTCTCCTACGGGCACCGCTATGTGACCCCCGGTGAGACGAGCCTCGCCCTGGTGCCGGTCGGCTACGGGGACGGCATCCCGCGCCATGCCTCGGGCACCGGACCGGTGCTGGTCGCGGGCAAGTGGCGGACCGTCGCGGGCACGGTCGCCATGGACCAGTTCGTGGTGGACCTGGGCGGCGACGCCGCCCGGCCGGGGGACGAGGCGGTGCTGTTCGGCCCGGGTGACCGGGGCGAGCCGACCGTCGAGGACTGGGCGCGGGCCGTGGGCACGATCGGCTACGAGATCGTCACCCGGATCTCGGCCCGCGTCCCCCGCGTTTATGTAGGTGAGCACGGGGGCACAGGGAACTGA
- the tsaB gene encoding tRNA (adenosine(37)-N6)-threonylcarbamoyltransferase complex dimerization subunit type 1 TsaB: MLLLALDTATPAVTVALHDGSAVLAESSDVDARRHGELLLPAVHRTLKEAGTELGEVTEIVVGAGPGPYTGLRVGLVTAATFGAALGVPVHGLCTLDGIAYAAGQAGLAGPFVVATDARRKEVYWARYDDARTRATEPAVDHPADLAERIAGLPAVGAGALLYPAAFAAVPPGMPEYQSAGALASLAAEKLARGEELPPPRPLYLRRPDAKVPANYKVVTRK, from the coding sequence GTGCTGTTGCTCGCTCTTGATACCGCCACCCCCGCCGTGACCGTCGCCCTGCACGACGGCTCCGCAGTGCTCGCCGAGTCCTCCGACGTGGACGCCCGGCGCCACGGCGAGCTGTTGCTGCCCGCCGTCCACCGGACGCTGAAAGAGGCGGGCACCGAGCTGGGCGAGGTGACGGAGATCGTCGTCGGGGCGGGTCCCGGCCCGTACACCGGGCTGCGCGTGGGCCTGGTGACCGCGGCCACCTTCGGGGCGGCCCTCGGCGTCCCGGTCCACGGGCTGTGCACCCTGGACGGGATCGCCTACGCCGCCGGGCAGGCCGGTCTGGCGGGCCCCTTCGTGGTGGCCACGGACGCGCGGCGCAAGGAGGTCTACTGGGCGCGCTACGACGACGCCCGCACCCGTGCCACCGAGCCCGCCGTCGACCACCCCGCCGATCTCGCCGAGCGGATCGCCGGGCTGCCCGCGGTCGGCGCGGGCGCGCTGCTCTACCCGGCCGCGTTCGCCGCCGTACCGCCCGGGATGCCGGAGTACCAGTCGGCCGGGGCGCTCGCCTCGCTCGCCGCCGAGAAGCTGGCCCGGGGTGAGGAACTGCCGCCGCCCCGGCCCCTGTATCTGCGCCGCCCCGACGCGAAGGTGCCCGCGAACTACAAGGTGGTCACCCGGAAGTGA
- the tsaD gene encoding tRNA (adenosine(37)-N6)-threonylcarbamoyltransferase complex transferase subunit TsaD, whose amino-acid sequence MADEPLVLGIETSCDETGVGIVRGHTLLADAVASSVDEHARFGGVVPEVASRAHLEAMVPTIQRALKEAGVAASDLDGIAVTAGPGLAGALLVGVSAAKAYAYALGKPLYGVNHLASHICVDQLEHGPLPEPTMALLVSGGHSSLLLAPDITADVRPLGSTIDDAAGEAFDKIARVLNLGFPGGPVIDRIAREGDPDAIAFPRGLTGPRDAAYDFSFSGLKTAVARWIEAKRAAGEEVPVADVSASFQEAVVDVLTRKAVRACKDEGVEHLMIGGGVAANSRLRAMAERRCEDAGITLRVPRPKLCTDNGAMVAALGAEMVARGRSASAWDLSADSSLPVTDPHVPAPAGHTHDHVHELSRKNLYA is encoded by the coding sequence ATGGCTGACGAACCCCTCGTCCTCGGCATCGAGACCTCCTGCGACGAGACCGGCGTCGGCATCGTCCGCGGCCACACCCTGCTCGCCGACGCCGTCGCCTCCAGCGTCGACGAGCACGCGCGCTTCGGCGGCGTCGTCCCCGAGGTCGCCAGCCGCGCCCATCTGGAGGCGATGGTCCCCACCATCCAGCGCGCCCTGAAGGAGGCCGGGGTGGCCGCCTCCGACCTCGACGGCATCGCCGTCACCGCGGGCCCCGGGCTCGCGGGAGCGCTGCTGGTCGGCGTCTCGGCCGCCAAGGCGTACGCCTACGCCCTCGGCAAGCCGCTCTACGGCGTCAACCACCTCGCCTCCCACATCTGCGTCGACCAGCTGGAACACGGTCCGCTGCCGGAGCCGACGATGGCGCTGCTGGTGAGCGGCGGCCACTCCTCGCTGCTCCTCGCGCCCGACATCACGGCCGACGTCCGCCCGCTCGGCTCGACGATCGACGACGCGGCGGGCGAGGCGTTCGACAAGATCGCCCGGGTGCTGAACCTGGGGTTCCCCGGCGGCCCCGTCATCGACCGCATCGCCCGTGAGGGCGACCCGGACGCGATCGCCTTCCCGCGCGGGCTGACCGGTCCGCGCGACGCCGCCTACGACTTCTCCTTCTCGGGGCTGAAGACCGCCGTCGCCCGCTGGATCGAGGCGAAGCGGGCGGCGGGCGAGGAGGTCCCGGTCGCCGATGTCTCGGCCTCCTTCCAGGAGGCGGTCGTGGACGTGCTGACCCGCAAGGCCGTCCGCGCCTGCAAGGACGAGGGCGTGGAGCATCTGATGATCGGCGGTGGCGTCGCCGCCAACTCCCGGCTGCGGGCCATGGCCGAGCGCCGCTGCGAGGACGCGGGCATCACGCTGCGGGTGCCGCGGCCGAAGCTGTGCACGGACAACGGGGCGATGGTCGCGGCGCTCGGCGCGGAGATGGTGGCGCGGGGGCGGTCCGCCTCGGCCTGGGACCTGTCGGCCGACTCCTCGCTTCCGGTGACCGATCCGCACGTCCCGGCGCCCGCCGGGCACACCCACGACCATGTGCACGAGCTGAGCCGGAAGAACCTGTACGCATGA
- the rimI gene encoding ribosomal protein S18-alanine N-acetyltransferase, with protein MTVTLREMRWWDLDRVMALEEELFPEDAWSRGMFWSELAHARGRDATRHYVVAESGSRLVGYAGLAVFDRTGDVQTIAAARDHWGTGLGARLLTDLLTAATAFECREVLLEVRVDNARAQRLYERFGFEPIGIRRGYYQPGNVDALVMRLSDPASSTATAATAANPVTTEAGASTANPASTANPVQGTETHG; from the coding sequence ATGACCGTGACGCTGCGCGAGATGCGCTGGTGGGATCTGGACCGGGTGATGGCGCTCGAGGAGGAGCTGTTCCCCGAGGACGCCTGGTCGCGGGGGATGTTCTGGTCCGAGCTCGCCCACGCCCGGGGCCGGGACGCCACCCGTCACTATGTGGTGGCGGAGAGCGGGTCGCGGCTGGTCGGGTATGCCGGGCTCGCCGTCTTCGACCGCACCGGCGACGTCCAGACCATCGCCGCCGCCCGCGACCACTGGGGCACCGGCCTCGGCGCCCGCCTCCTCACCGACCTCCTGACGGCCGCCACCGCCTTCGAATGCCGTGAGGTGCTGCTCGAGGTGCGGGTCGACAACGCCCGCGCCCAGCGGCTGTACGAGCGCTTCGGCTTCGAGCCCATCGGCATACGCAGGGGGTACTACCAGCCGGGCAATGTGGACGCCCTGGTCATGCGGCTGTCCGACCCGGCGAGCAGCACCGCTACTGCGGCCACTGCCGCGAACCCCGTGACCACCGAGGCCGGCGCGTCCACCGCGAACCCCGCGTCCACCGCGAACCCAGTACAAGGAACCGAGACCCATGGCTGA
- the tsaE gene encoding tRNA (adenosine(37)-N6)-threonylcarbamoyltransferase complex ATPase subunit type 1 TsaE, with translation MDVGTRITVTSPDQMRDVGRRLAKLLRPGDLVLLTGELGAGKTTLTRGLGEGLGVRGAVTSPTFVIARVHPSLGDGPPLVHVDAYRLNGGLDEMEDLDLDVSLPDSVVAVEWGEGKVEGLSEDRLHVVIQRTVGSDPAVTDTMAADVDDVRDVVVTGVGPRWAGEDLASLAG, from the coding sequence ATGGACGTAGGCACGCGCATCACCGTCACCTCTCCCGACCAGATGCGGGACGTGGGCCGCAGACTCGCCAAGCTGCTGCGCCCCGGCGACCTGGTGCTGCTCACCGGTGAACTCGGCGCGGGCAAGACGACCCTGACGCGGGGCCTGGGCGAGGGCCTCGGGGTCCGTGGCGCCGTCACCTCACCCACCTTCGTGATCGCCCGGGTGCACCCCTCGCTGGGCGACGGCCCGCCGCTGGTCCACGTCGACGCCTACCGGCTGAACGGCGGCCTCGATGAGATGGAGGACCTGGACCTCGATGTCTCCTTGCCGGATTCGGTGGTGGCCGTGGAGTGGGGCGAGGGGAAGGTCGAGGGGCTGTCGGAGGACCGGCTGCATGTGGTGATCCAGCGGACGGTGGGCAGCGACCCGGCGGTCACGGACACGATGGCCGCCGACGTGGACGACGTACGGGATGTGGTGGTGACGGGGGTGGGCCCGCGCTGGGCCGGGGAGGACCTGGCGTCGCTCGCCGGGTAG
- a CDS encoding alpha/beta fold hydrolase has translation MGDESTAGSTAEMATRVAAGATAVSWRRGAGFAGAAIGVLAAGAAAGVALERLTVGRGVRRKARLALDAEGPYGTLRGTPGTAIADDGTELYYEVEEVRENAATPAPLRKRRFGRRTPAPVTMIFSHGYCLGQDSWHFQRSALREVARTVYWDQRCHGRSQRGCAQADGEAISIDQLGRDLKAVIDAAAPEGPLVLVGHSMGGMTMMALAAQYPELVRERVIGAAFIGTSAGRLGEVSFGLPVVGVNAVRRVLPGLLKALGWQAELVERGRRATADLFAGLIKRYSFGSKDVDPGVARFAERLIEATPIDVVAEFYPAFIAHDKAAALPRFDGLPVLVLAGDKDLITPMEHSEAIAELLPGAELVILEEAGHLVILEHPEVVNGHLTELLTRAVDGAGDRTKRGVSG, from the coding sequence ATGGGCGACGAGAGCACGGCCGGCAGCACGGCGGAGATGGCGACACGAGTCGCGGCGGGGGCCACAGCCGTGAGCTGGCGCCGGGGTGCCGGATTCGCGGGAGCCGCGATCGGCGTGCTCGCGGCGGGCGCGGCGGCGGGCGTCGCACTCGAGCGGCTGACGGTCGGCCGTGGCGTACGGCGCAAGGCGCGGCTCGCCCTGGACGCCGAGGGCCCGTACGGCACGCTGCGCGGCACTCCGGGGACGGCGATCGCCGACGACGGCACCGAGCTCTACTACGAGGTCGAAGAGGTGCGGGAGAACGCCGCCACGCCCGCGCCGCTGCGCAAGCGGCGGTTCGGGCGCCGCACCCCCGCCCCCGTCACCATGATCTTCAGCCATGGCTACTGCCTCGGCCAGGACTCCTGGCACTTCCAGCGGTCCGCGCTGCGCGAGGTGGCCCGCACCGTCTACTGGGACCAGCGCTGCCACGGCCGCTCCCAGCGCGGCTGCGCCCAGGCGGACGGCGAAGCGATCAGCATCGACCAGCTCGGCCGCGATCTGAAGGCGGTGATCGACGCGGCCGCGCCCGAGGGGCCGCTGGTGCTGGTCGGCCACTCCATGGGCGGCATGACGATGATGGCGCTGGCCGCGCAGTACCCCGAGCTGGTGCGCGAGCGGGTGATCGGCGCGGCCTTCATCGGCACATCGGCGGGGCGGCTGGGCGAGGTCAGCTTCGGCCTCCCGGTGGTCGGGGTGAACGCGGTGCGGCGGGTGCTGCCGGGGCTGCTCAAAGCGCTGGGCTGGCAGGCCGAGCTGGTCGAACGGGGGCGGCGGGCGACCGCCGATCTCTTCGCGGGGCTGATCAAGCGCTATTCGTTCGGCTCGAAGGACGTGGACCCGGGGGTCGCGCGGTTCGCCGAGCGGCTGATCGAGGCGACACCGATCGATGTGGTCGCGGAGTTCTACCCGGCGTTCATCGCCCATGACAAGGCGGCGGCGCTGCCGCGCTTCGACGGGCTGCCGGTGCTGGTGCTCGCGGGCGACAAGGACCTGATCACCCCGATGGAGCACAGCGAGGCGATCGCGGAGCTGCTGCCGGGGGCGGAGCTGGTGATCCTGGAGGAGGCCGGGCATCTGGTGATCCTGGAGCATCCCGAGGTGGTCAACGGCCATCTGACCGAGCTGCTCACACGGGCCGTGGACGGGGCGGGCGACCGGACGAAGCGGGGCGTGTCGGGCTGA
- a CDS encoding SDR family oxidoreductase has translation MSYPTGRPATWFVTGASRGFGLELVAQLLERGDNVAATTRSAQRLTDALRARSADTGRLLVLEVDLRDPSAVDTAVARTTERFSSLDVVVNNAGYGYLAAVEETSAEAVRDMLDVQVVGVWNVLRSTLPTLRAQGGGHIVNVSSVLGLVSVPGWALYCAGKYALEGLSESLAAEVADHGITVTIVEPGYFRTDFLSTDSLVLPAETTDAYPAIRDMVATHLRMPGSQPGDPVKGAEQMIANVVAGGTELRQVLGSDSHAYATAKVNALSATLDASKDRAPLTDFAQA, from the coding sequence ATGAGCTACCCCACCGGCCGCCCGGCCACCTGGTTCGTCACCGGGGCCTCCCGCGGTTTCGGCCTCGAGCTGGTCGCCCAGTTGCTCGAGCGTGGCGACAACGTCGCCGCCACGACCCGGTCGGCCCAGCGGCTGACCGACGCGCTGCGGGCCCGCTCCGCCGACACCGGCCGACTGCTCGTCCTGGAGGTCGACCTGCGCGACCCGAGCGCGGTCGACACAGCGGTGGCACGGACGACCGAGCGCTTCTCCTCGCTCGACGTCGTGGTCAACAACGCCGGCTACGGCTACCTCGCCGCGGTCGAGGAGACCAGCGCCGAGGCGGTGCGGGACATGCTCGATGTGCAGGTCGTCGGTGTGTGGAACGTGCTGCGCTCGACCCTGCCGACGCTGCGTGCGCAGGGCGGCGGTCACATCGTCAACGTCTCCTCGGTGCTCGGCCTGGTCTCGGTGCCGGGCTGGGCGCTCTACTGCGCGGGCAAGTACGCCCTGGAGGGCCTGTCCGAGTCGCTGGCCGCCGAGGTCGCCGACCACGGGATCACGGTCACGATCGTCGAGCCGGGCTACTTCCGCACCGACTTCCTGAGCACCGACTCGCTGGTGCTGCCCGCCGAGACCACCGACGCCTACCCGGCCATCCGCGACATGGTCGCCACCCACCTGCGGATGCCGGGCAGCCAGCCCGGCGACCCGGTCAAGGGCGCCGAGCAGATGATCGCCAACGTCGTCGCCGGGGGCACCGAGCTGCGTCAGGTGCTCGGTTCGGACTCCCACGCCTACGCCACGGCGAAAGTGAACGCCCTGAGCGCCACGCTCGACGCCTCGAAGGACCGGGCCCCGCTGACCGACTTCGCCCAGGCCTGA